A genome region from Triticum aestivum cultivar Chinese Spring chromosome 2B, IWGSC CS RefSeq v2.1, whole genome shotgun sequence includes the following:
- the LOC123044365 gene encoding pentatricopeptide repeat-containing protein At1g25360-like, whose translation MPPPPLHAVASLPYQCSVLLRQLAARHSPVPASPCSFLRALRRLHARLLTAALLHDPSHPHLTLRLLHLYTLSPDLDTPAILFRSDPGPIAATSLVSAYAVAGRLPDAASFFDSVPLPRRDTVLHNAMISAFARASLAAPAVSVFRSLLCSDSLRPDDYSFTALLSAVGHMHNLAASHCTQLHGAVLKLGAGAVLSVSNALIALYMKCDAPEVSRDARKVLDEMPVKDELSWTTIVVGYVRKGDVHAARSAFEEVDAEFDVVWNAMISGYVQSGMCAEAFELFRRMVSKRIPPDEFTFTSVLSACANAGFFLHGKSVHGQFIRLQPNFVPEAALPVNNALVTLYSKSGKISVAARIFDSMTLKDVVSWNTILSGYIESGCLDNAARVFKEMPYKSELSWMVMVSGYVHGGLAEDALKLFNQMRSEDVKPCDYTYAGAVAACGELGGLKHGKQLHAHIVRCGFEASNSAGNALLTMYGKCGAVKDARLVFLVMPNVDSVSWNAMIAALGQHGHGREALDLFDQMVAKGIYPDRISFLTILTACNHAGLVDEGFQYFESMKRDFGISPGEDHYARLIDLHGRAGRVGEAMDLIKTMPFEPTPAIWEAILSGCRINGDTELGAYAADQLFEMIPQHDGTYILLSNTYSAAGRWVDAARVRKLMRDRGVKKEPGCSWIEVGNKVHVFVVGDTKHPEAHEVYRFLEMVGAKMRKLGYVPDTKFVLQDMAPHQKEYVLFAHSEKLAVSFGLLKLPLGATITVLKNLRICGDCHTAMMFMSLAVGREIVVRDVKRFHHFKDGECSCGNYW comes from the coding sequence atgccgccgccgccgctgcacgccGTCGCCTCCCTCCCCTACCAATGCTCCGTCCTCCTCCGCCAACTTGCCGCGCGCCACTCCCCTGTCCCGGCCTCCCCCTGCTCCTTCCtccgcgccctccgccgcctccACGCGCGCCTCCTCACCGCCGCGCTCCTCCACGACCCGTCCCACCCCCACCTcacgctccgcctcctccacctctaCACCCTCTCCCCCGACCTCGACACCCCGGCGATCCTCTTCCGCTCGGACCCCGGCCCCATCGCCGCCACGTCCCTCGTCTCCGCCTACGCCGTCGCCGGCCGCCTCCCCGATGCCGCATCCTTCTTCGACTCCGTCCCGCTACCCCGCCGGGACACCGTGCTCCACAACGCCATGATATCCGCGTTCGCCCGCGCCTCCCTCGCCGCGCCCGCGGTCTCCGTGTTCCGCTCCCTGCTTTGCTCTGACTCCCTTCGCCCAGATGACTACTCCTTCACCGCGCTCCTCAGCGCCGTCGGCCACATGCACAACCTCGCGGCGTCGCACTGCACGCAGCTGCACGGAGCCGTCCTCAAACTGGGCGCCGGGGCTGTCTTGTCGGTGTCCAACGCGCTCATTGCGCTGTACATGAAATGTGATGCACCTGAGGTGTCCCGGGACGCGCGGAAGGTGCTTGACGAAATGCCGGTTAAGGATGAGCTCTCGTGGACTACTATAGTCGTGGGCTATGTCAGGAAAGGCGATGTCCATGCTGCTAGATCAGCCTTTGAAGAGGTTGATGCAGAGTTCGATGTCGTGTGGAATGCGATGATTTCAGGGTATGTGCAATCGGGAATGTGTGCAGAGGCGTTTGAGCTGTTCAGGAGGATGGTGTCGAAAAGGATACCACCTGACGAATTCACATTTACTAGCGTCCTGAGTGCTTGTGCAAATGCCGGGTTCTTTCTGCATGGGAAGTCTGTCCATGGACAGTTCATTCGGTTGCAGCCGAATTTTGTTCCTGAGGCAGCTTTACCTGTTAACAATGCGCTGGTGACCTTATACTCGAAGTCCGGGAAGATTTCTGTTGCTGCAAGGATATTTGACAGTATGACTTTGAAGGATGTCGTTTCTTGGAACACCATTTTGTCAGGGTATATCGAGAGCGGTTGCTTGGACAATGCAGCTAGGGTATTTAAGGAGATGCCATATAAAAGTGAGTTATCGTGGATGGTGATGGTATCAGGGTATGTCCATGGAGGTCTTGCAGAAGATGCTCTGAAGCTGTTTAACCAGATGAGGTCTGAGGATGTCAAGCCATGTGATTACACCTATGCTGGTGCAGTAGCTGCATGTGGTGAACTTGGGGGGCTGAAGCATGGAAAGCAGCTCCACGCACATATTGTGCGGTGTGGTTTCGAGGCAAGCAATTCTGCAGGAAATGCACTACTGACCATGTATGGTAAATGTGGTGCTGTGAAAGATGCTCGTCTTGTGTTCCTTGTGATGCCCAATGTTGACTCTGTCTCATGGAATGCCATGATTGCAGCCCTTGGGCAGCATGGACACGGTAGAGAGGCACTTGACCTCTTTGACCAGATGGTTGCTAAAGGCATATATCCTGATCGGATTTCATTCCTCACAATTTTAACAGCCTGCAATCATGCTGGCTTAGTAGACGAGGGCTTTCAATATTTTGAGTCCATGAAAAGGGACTTTGGTATTAGCCCTGGAGAAGATCACTATGCTCGGCTGATAGATTTGCATGGCCGGGCTGGAAGAGTTGGAGAAGCAATGGATTTGATCAAGACAATGCCTTTTGAGCCTACCCCTGCCATTTGGGAGGCGATTCTCTCTGGCTGTCGGATTAATGGAGATACGGAACTTGGTGCTTATGCGGCAGATCAGCTCTTTGAGATGATACCGCAGCATGATGGCACATACATACTACTGTCCAACACATATTCAGCTGCTGGACGCTGGGTTGATGCTGCACGAGTAAGGAAGCTAATGCGTGATCGTGGGGTGAAGAAGGAGCCTGGATGCAGCTGGATAGAAGTTGGAAACAAGGTTCACGTGTTTGTTGTTGGTGACACAAAACATCCGGAAGCGCATGAAGTCTACAGGTTCCTTGAAATGGTTGGTGCTAAGATGAGAAAGCTGGGATATGTTCCTGATACAAAGTTTGTCCTGCAAGATATGGCACCCCATCAAAAGGAATACGTATTATTTGCGCATAGTGAGAAACTGGCAGTTAGTTTTGGACTTCTAAAGTTGCCTCTTGGAGCCACAATTACAGTTCTTAAAAACTTGAGAATATGCGGCGATTGTCATACTGCGATGATGTTCATGTCACTGGCAGTTGGACGGGAGATTGTTGTTAGGGATGTTAAGCGGTTTCATCATTTCAAGGACGGAGAATGTTCATGTGGTAATTATTGGTGA
- the LOC123044366 gene encoding interferon-related developmental regulator 2, whose translation MGKSKKSKVRGAGGDDLLDSSDADSVGSSSTALSDLSISYGTENVNSHEFVLDKYIDALYEKRGSTREAALASLVDAFESFMLDGLVENKYATLLSLFNTSIKKGSTKEACLASRAIGLLSITLGAGSSSHETMVESHPQLSKVLQTWSDASKMISALDCLAIITFVGATDLAETELSLKAMWDVIHPKSGSNVGTVRKPKPPVLAAALSAWTFLLTTIGSWRINTDSWKEPIAYLSTLLGAEDRAVRMAAGEALALCFELNLLDVSPSEDAGDDTGVPGSSKGKLFLDMQALKAKIAGLASNLSAEAGGKGADKKNLSDQRDLFQRILDFVKYGECPEESLKIAGKRDVLRVASWSELIQLNFFKRFLGRGFLKHVQDNGLLQDIFSIKADKAETLSSNDKKIFRSGEEKGRALKLNKDRRLAQERKNAAMFDE comes from the exons CAAGAAGAGCAAGGTCCGCGGCGCCGGAGGGGACGACCTTCTGGACAGCAGCGACGCCGACAGCGTGGGCTCGTCGTCCACCGCGCTCTCAGATCTCTCCATCTCGTACGGCACCGAGAACGTCAACTCGCACGAGTTTGTTCTCGACAAGTACATCGACGCTCTCTACGAGAAGAG GGGGTCTACAAGAGAAGCAGCGTTGGCTTCATTGGTTGATGCTTTCGAAAGTTTTATGCTTGATGGTCTTGTTGAGAACAA ATATGCCACTCTACTGAGTCTATTCAATACTTCAATCAAGAAGGGATCTACCAAGGAGGCTTGCCTGGCATCTCGCGCCATTG GGTTACTGTCTATTACGCTTGGTGCTGGGAGTAGCTCACATGAAACAATGGTAGAATCACATCCACAGCTCTCTAAGGTCCTTCAAACCTGGTCGGATGCTTCAAAGATGATCTCT GCTCTTGATTGCTTGGCCATCATCACATTTGTTGGTGCAACTGATCTGGCTGAAACAGAGCTATCTTTGAAAGCCATGTGGGATGTGATTCATCCAAAATCAGGTTCAAAT GTCGGTACTGTCCGGAAACCAAAGCCACCTGTGTTAGCAGCTGCTCTATCTGCATGGACATTTCTGCTAACAACTATTGGTTCATGGCGGATAAACACTGATAGCTGGAAGGA gCCAATCGCGTATCTCTCTACTCTTCTAGGAGCAGAGGATCGTGCTGTTCGGATGGCTGCTGGTGAAGCATTAGCTTTGTGCTTTGAGTTGAATCTACTTGATGTCTCCCCTTCTGAAGACGCTGGTGATGACACTGGAGTACCTGGTAGCTCTAAGGGCAAACTTTTCCTGGATATGCAAGCATTGAAAGCCAAGATAGCTGGTCTTGCCTCGAATCTCTCTGCGGAGGCAGGGGGGAAAGGTGCAGACAAGAAAAATCTTTCTGACCAAAGAGACCTGTTTCAACGGATTTTGGATTTTGTCAAG TATGGTGAGTGCCCTGAAGAATCACTGAAGATTGCTGGAAAACGAGATGTTCTAAGGGTTGCATCATGGTCTGAATTGATTCAG TTGAACTTCTTCAAACGTTTCCTTGGGAGAGGCTTCCTGAAGCATGTGCAG GACAATGGACTTCTTCAAGATATCTTCAGTATCAAGGCTGACAAAGCTGAAACTCTGTCATCGAATGATAAG AAAATCTTTAGATCCGGAGAAGAGAAAGGAAGAGCTCTGAAGCTGAACAAGGATCGTCGTTTAGCACAG GAGAGGAAAAACGCTGCCATGTTTGACGAGTAA